From the genome of Flavobacterium sediminis:
AAATTAGTAGATGCTAAAACTGGCATTGTATTAAATACGCACCATATACCTTATGGTTCTTATATTTTTGCAAATGATGGTGATGTAGTCGAAAAAGGAACGGTAATTTGTAAATGGGATCCTTATAATGGTGTGATCATCTCTGAATTTACAGGTAAAGTTGAATATGAAGATATTAAGCAAGGTGAAAGTTTCTTAGTAGAGATTGATGAGCAAACAGGTTTCCAGGAAAAAGTTATTTCTGAAGCTCGTAATAAAAAATTAATCCCTACTCTACATATTTACGGTAAAGACGGAGAATTGATCCGTTCTTACAACTTACCGGTAGGTGCCCACTTGATGGTTGATGACGGAGAAAAAATTAAGGCAGGTAAGATCTTAGTTAAAATTCCTCGTCGTTCTTCTAAAGCAGGAGATATTACAGGAGGTTTACCAAGAATTACAGAGTTGTTAGAGGCTCGTAACCCATCTAACCCAGCTGTTGTTTCTGAGATTGATGGTGTTGTTACTTTCGGTAAGATCAAGAGAGGTAATCGTGAGATCGCTATCGAGTCTAAATTTGGTGAAGTGAAGAAATATTTAGTTAAGCTTTCGAACCAAATCTTAGTTCAGGAGAACGACTTCGTAAAAGCAGGAATGCCATTATCAGACGGAGCTATTACTCCGGAAGATATCTTGAGAATTAAAGGACCTTCAGCTGTTCAGCAGTATTTGGTTAATGAAATTCAAGAGGTATACCGTTTACAAGGGGTAAAAATCAACGATAAACACTTTGAAGTAGTGATTCGTCAAATGATGCGTAAAGTTAGAATTGAAGATCCGGGAGATACTTTATTCTTAGAAGATCAATTAGCGCATACTTCAGATTTTATTACTGAAAATGACAAATTATACGGAATGAAAGTGATTGAAGATGCAGGTGATTCTGATACACTAAAAGCAGGTCAGATCGTAACGCCTCGTCAATTACGTGATGAAAACTCATTGTTAAAACGTAGTGATAAAAATTTAGTAGTAGCACGTGATGTTATTCCGGCAACGGCAACTCCGGTACTACAAGGTATTACAAGAGCATCATTACAAACGAAATCTTTCATTTCTGCAGCTTCCTTCCAGGAAACTACAAAAGTGTTGAACGAGGCTGCTGTAGCAGGTAAAGTTGATACTCTTGAAGGATTGAAAGAAAATGTAATCGTTGGTCACAGAATTCCGGCCGGTACAGGTATGAGAGAATACGATAACATTATTGTAGGTTCTAAAGAGGAATATAGTGAATTAATGGCTGCTAAAGAAGAATTTAATTTCTAAATTAAAGCATGTAAATAACAAAAACCTAACAGATTTCTGTTAGGTTTTTTTAACTTTATACCTATGGAAAATAACAATAACAACCCGCAACAAGGTCAGATCAATATTGAGTTGGATGAAAAAACCGCTGAAGGTATTTATTCTAACTTAGCGATTATCAATCATTCAAATAGTGAATTTGTAGTTGATTTTGTGTCTATTATGCCAGGTGTTCCTAAAGCAAAAGTGAAGTCGCGTATTGTGTTAACACCACAGCATGCAAAAAGACTTCTGAAAGCTTTAGCTGAGAATGTGAGACGCTTTGAAGCGCAACACGGAGAAATAAAAGAAGGTGAAACACCTAATATTCCACTGAATTTCGGACCAACAGGTCAAGCTTAAGAAATAGTAAAAAAGTCTCGTTTATTTATAACGAGACTTTTTTATTTTTGAGAAAAATTTTTTGTTATGCAATTGATTAAAGCAGATTCTGATCATTTAGAGGTCATTGATGATTTGGCATGCCAAATCTGGCCTGTGGCTTACAAAGATATTCTGAGTTCGGAACAACTTCAGTATATGCTCAATAAATTTTATGCTAAAGAAGCGCTCTCTGAACAAATGAAACACAATCATGTTTTTTACTTGGCTCAAAACGAAGAAGGTAAATATGTAGGCTTTGTTTCGTATGAGATCAATTGTTCTCCTGATAGAACTAAAATACATAAGATTTATGTATTACCAGAGACACAAGGAACAGGAGTAGGGAAGTTGTTGTTTGAGAAAGTAAGAGAACTTGCTCTTGAAGCCAATCAGCAAGCTATTTATCTTAATGTGAATAAATACAACAAGGCAAAAGATTTTTATACCAAATTAGGCTTCAAAATTGTAAAAGACGAAGTAATTGATATCGGTTTGGGTTACGTAATGGACGATTATGTAATGGAAGTCACTTTTTAACGATTCCTTGTACCGTAATTTCTTTTACCCGAAAATCCTTTTTTATTGTTTGCCGGTAAACTGGCTTCTTCCGTTTTACTGGACGGTTCAATTAATTTATTTAAAGCATCAAGTTCTTTTTTCGTTAATTCACGATATTTACCAACAGGAACATCAAGTGAAATATTAATAATACGAATACGTTTTAAAGCGGTTACTTCATAATCCAGATATTCACACATTCTACGAATTTGACGATTTAAACCTTGAGTTAAGATGATACGGAAAACATATTTACTGATCTGTTCTACTTTGCATTTTCGGGTAATGGTATCTAAAATAGGAACACCATTGCTCATGCGTTGGATAAAACGTTCGGTGATAGGTTTGCTTACCGTAACAATATATTCTTTTTCGTGGTTGTTGCGCGCACGAAGAATTTTATTGACAATATCACCATCGTTTGTCATTAACAGCAAACCTTCACTGGCTTTGTCTAAACGACCAATAGGAAAAATACGTTCCGGATAATTAATATAATCCACAACATTGCCCTTAACACTTTGGTTGGTAGTGCATTCTATACCAACAGGTTTATGGAATAATAGATAAACAAATCCTTCTTTTTTTTCGTTGATTAATTTGCCATTAACACGTACTTCATCATCCGGACCAACCTTGGTTCCCATTTCAGGAATTTCTCCGTTAATAGTAACCCGACCTTGTTCAATTAATTTATCGGCTTCACGACGCGAACAAAATCCACTTTCCGATAAAAATTTATTAATACGTGTTTTGTTTTCTTCCATAATGCAAAGATAAACTTTTACCAGTTATGAATACGTTTAATTTTGAAGCTAGAAAAAGGTATAAAGTGCTTGTTTTTGATTATTTTAGAGGAAAAATTAATAAAAACTATAAATGAAAAATTTTCTAAAGATGTTTATACTATTACTATTAGTGTTGCTTAATTTTTCATGTATAGAGAAAAAAATAGCTGAAATTGAACCAATAAATAGTGAAGTTTTAAACACTTTAAAATCAGATAGCCTTCAATTTACTTCAGGAATACGTGTTATTTTACAAGACACAAAAGGCAATTATTGGTTGGGAAGTCATACCGAAGGAGTTTGTAAGTTTAATGGAAAAACATTTGAATATTTTACAATCAAAGAAGGTTTGCCAGATAATCAGGTACGCTCTATTCAAGAAGATTCAAATGGAACTATATGGTTTGAAACCGCGAACGGACCTTGTAGTTATGATGGAAAAACCATTGCGACTTATCCAAAGGAAGAGATTAGAAACACAAACAGCAAATGGATTAAAACAAAAGATGATCTTTGGTTTACTGCGGGTAATACAGATGGTGTTTATCGATATGATGGTCAACAAATATATTTCTTATTGTTTCCGTTTCCAAGGCCTGAAAATACTGGAGGTAATAATGTAGTAACAAGCCATGCAACAGGAAAAAATAATACAGAATGGATTGCAAGTTATACTGGAGTTTATGGCTACAATGGTATCCAATTTACTATAATGGATGATGCATCTTTAGGTTTGAATATGGAAAATGGGATGTTGCACGTGAGAAGTGTTTTAGAAGATTCTAAAGGTAGATTGTGGATAGGCAATAATGGAATAGGAGTTTTGTTAAAAGAAGGGAATACGACTATTAATTTTTCTGAAAAACAAAATTTAATACATCCTGAAAGTAAAAGAAGCGGTGCTAAATCTCCGGCAGGAACACTAGAACATGTTTTTGCAATTGAAGAAGATAGCGAAGGAAATATTTGGTTTGGCGATAGAGATACTGGAGCGTGGAAATTTGACGGAACAATCATGACAAATTATGAAATAGACAATAGGCTTTCTTCATCCATGATTTGGTGTATTTATAAAGATAATGCCAATAACTTACTCTTTGGAATGGCAAATGCAGGTGTCTATAAATTTAACGGAAAGACTTTTGAGAAAGTTTTTTAAAACAAGGGCTCCCACATCATTTATTTATATATTTTTGTTTTCCTATTATAGGAAGAATACAAAAAAGACAGCCTGTTTCCAAACTGCCTTTTTAATTAGTAATATGTAGAAATTGTTATTTTTTTAAGTCGAAACGGTCTAAGTTCATGACTTTAACCCAAGCAGAAACAAAATCTTTCACAAATTTTTCTTTCGCATCTGAACTTGCGTAAACTTCTGCTAAAGCTCTTAGCTCAGAATTAGAACCAAAGATTAAATCTGCACGAGTTGCTGTGTATTTAACGGCTCCGGTTTTACGATCTTTTCCTTGAAAAAATTCTTTTTTCTCATCAATGGCAGTCCATTTAGTATCCATGCTTAATAGATTTACAAAGAAATCATTCGTCAAAGCACCTGGTTGGTTCGTAAAAATGCCATATTTTGAATGGTCGTAATTGGCATCTAATACGCGTAATCCACCTACTAAAACCGTTAATTCCGGTGCGGTTAGAGTTAGTAATTCGGCCTTGTCAATTAATAATTCTTCCGATTTTGCCGGATGATTTGCATGTAAGTAGTTTCGGAAACCATCAGCAATAGGTTCAAGTACAGCAAATGATTTGATATCGGTTTGCTCTTGAGTAGCGTCAACACGACCTGCTGTAAATGGAACGACAATAGTAAAACCTGCTTTTTTAGCGGCATCTTCAACGGCTGCTGAACCTCCTAAAACGATTAGATCAGCCATAGATACTTTCTTTTTACCGGCCTTAGCATTAAAGTCAGCTTGTATTTTTTCTAATGTAGCCAGTACTTTTTTAAGTTGAGTCGGATTATTAGCTTCCCAATTCACTTGTGGTTCTAAGCGAATGCGAGCTCCATTGGCACCACCTCTGTAATCTGAACCACGGAAAGAGGCTGCTGAA
Proteins encoded in this window:
- a CDS encoding DUF3467 domain-containing protein; translated protein: MENNNNNPQQGQINIELDEKTAEGIYSNLAIINHSNSEFVVDFVSIMPGVPKAKVKSRIVLTPQHAKRLLKALAENVRRFEAQHGEIKEGETPNIPLNFGPTGQA
- a CDS encoding GNAT family N-acetyltransferase, coding for MQLIKADSDHLEVIDDLACQIWPVAYKDILSSEQLQYMLNKFYAKEALSEQMKHNHVFYLAQNEEGKYVGFVSYEINCSPDRTKIHKIYVLPETQGTGVGKLLFEKVRELALEANQQAIYLNVNKYNKAKDFYTKLGFKIVKDEVIDIGLGYVMDDYVMEVTF
- the rluF gene encoding 23S rRNA pseudouridine(2604) synthase RluF; amino-acid sequence: MEENKTRINKFLSESGFCSRREADKLIEQGRVTINGEIPEMGTKVGPDDEVRVNGKLINEKKEGFVYLLFHKPVGIECTTNQSVKGNVVDYINYPERIFPIGRLDKASEGLLLMTNDGDIVNKILRARNNHEKEYIVTVSKPITERFIQRMSNGVPILDTITRKCKVEQISKYVFRIILTQGLNRQIRRMCEYLDYEVTALKRIRIINISLDVPVGKYRELTKKELDALNKLIEPSSKTEEASLPANNKKGFSGKRNYGTRNR
- a CDS encoding ligand-binding sensor domain-containing protein encodes the protein MKNFLKMFILLLLVLLNFSCIEKKIAEIEPINSEVLNTLKSDSLQFTSGIRVILQDTKGNYWLGSHTEGVCKFNGKTFEYFTIKEGLPDNQVRSIQEDSNGTIWFETANGPCSYDGKTIATYPKEEIRNTNSKWIKTKDDLWFTAGNTDGVYRYDGQQIYFLLFPFPRPENTGGNNVVTSHATGKNNTEWIASYTGVYGYNGIQFTIMDDASLGLNMENGMLHVRSVLEDSKGRLWIGNNGIGVLLKEGNTTINFSEKQNLIHPESKRSGAKSPAGTLEHVFAIEEDSEGNIWFGDRDTGAWKFDGTIMTNYEIDNRLSSSMIWCIYKDNANNLLFGMANAGVYKFNGKTFEKVF